The Lytechinus pictus isolate F3 Inbred chromosome 17, Lp3.0, whole genome shotgun sequence genome contains a region encoding:
- the LOC129280711 gene encoding uncharacterized protein LOC129280711, translating to MPIADMKQAHNGKSTPLGILNKGPEFFRQQALWNQRHHGKSAAEQLAESRSQFLKWDPDAPRKQLNDNSNNHSTDRRLDSNRTNSKQSRGRTVSPVAHNEQIIKQERIDEIEKRESRRGRDKNRENRRSRKRMKDHANDVNGNNNKTVAFEKASLDSPERDENLKETEAHKVSESGGETGGTTDGAEFHAQHRKLMEGRSKVSPRPSVKEMVSKIGGETSSERTADETPTRLLDHRGRDRPKRNLTFMSSESSETSPVLPRKGDYFSRNTRPPAVRGRERVRPPNVSKQRNNIADPKSPTGSHIQNVLNVLHQQASTSSSSHDETPRRSIRKSGAKVRGKSCPPTSRSKPSLADLLAKDANAGRPRSKDLNDLENLTSTESDDSHVVKSRIRSFQSPATQEKQTVAKTLSKKPSNTLCDHTSNHTSSKEKYSAECQISPTTRSKQFSDKNSVNSASPRGNERKAAPKGKSAILPNPSDIYSLPHKPKKNHKRQPSTSDASHCSSSSDRGGEKPVLHPKLVSNHNTIALSKKPLVKSKSADVGLMKGKGNSSQSLAKTSTCKPALPKKPDVSIINKYTRMSYHFYEEVTDPNGDLTQGAAVDQKENIFENPAHFSDPEESFEIVSDVTNPDNTAPPNIPDNVAVVVEDKEEGDDDPKQGSMFSSLSTHMKRLKGMLLREKDPQATRRGHDNVNEEQATEENRTKMSNDQSGLFAKRSRRMNYQSPTQRKLAAQLGLECKEKAVEFGYHNVKEKNDDVPLNHEGQTHKISSGETGQCKDMNDDDSKNIRLMLPVHSKSCSWDDFNSKQRLKTSLSDNTSLATSLSCNKAAIRKSEEKIASCESEKEKTSSHAPFQMPHEKQKQDLSKKLELFLKKSKAYDSPGSSPTKGSCESGKLKKKVSFDDSGIPESVERTSEKQTLIRKVSITPLNQNYDEVEYDMDSKKDLVEETIIIDSSNSIRLATPRTTHASSATSDTRNALKISEEHAVCADSQEISGAEEVEMLVELYDDPGQTAPSKKSLEREPSSDDNQVSATGKCQKTSKLVELRKASVSTDLDTSPTHDYRGTPHEADVEKKHKSGTCTSSSGYARAKGEYDTSSRSDDCGLGATRGKVKHLKPYNARPFRNKNFSSDEDVIPEEHTRKSFWQTKAQLDIQVQNTKQKTGQARLESFESSGDGDVSIESSSIRRSKSEPSNATSADGLDQFFERMGLDESLLKVVGEPHVYDEEEVFHEMHVWRPRAHRGSESDDSNTSYAMSETSNVSEEGVMNLRKFTKQLPDQSMSIVTKNARVIKWMCQCKKARNQSIS from the coding sequence ATGCCTATTGCAGATATGAAGCAAGCCCATAACGGCAAGAGCACCCCTCTTGGAATTTTGAACAAAGGTCCAGAGTTCTTTAGGCAGCAGGCCCTATGGAACCAGAGACATCATGGGAAGTCTGCGGCTGAGCAACTGGCAGAATCACGCTCTCAGTTCTTGAAATGGGACCCAGATGCACCTCGCAAGCAGTTGAACGACAATAGTAACAATCACAGTACAGACCGTCGACTTGATAGCAATAGGACCAATTCAAAACAATCGAGAGGCAGGACAGTGTCACCTGTGGCTCATAACGAACAAATCATTAAACAGGAGAGGATTGATGAGattgaaaagagagaaagcCGGAGAGGGCGCGACAAGAACCGGGAAAACCGGAGATCAAGAAAGCGCATGAAAGACCATGCTAATGATGTaaatggtaataataacaaaacagtCGCTTTTGAGAAGGCTTCACTAGATTCACCTGAGcgtgatgaaaatttgaaagaaactgAAGCTCATAAAGTGAGTGAAAGTGGAGGGGAAACTGGTGGGACCACGGATGGTGCAGAATTTCATGCTCAACATAGAAAGTTGATGGAAGGAAGATCCAAGGTTTCTCCTCGGCCTTCTGTCAAAGAAATGGTCTCTAAGATTGGAGGTGAGACATCAAGTGAAAGAACAGCTGATGAAACTCCTACCAGATTGTTGGATCACAGAGGGAGAGACAGACCAAAGAGAAATTTAACTTTTATGTCTAGCGAATCTAGTGAAACCAGCCCAGTCTTACCACGCAAGGGGGATTACTTCTCCCGCAACACAAGACCTCCTGCAGTTAGGGGGAGGGAGCGTGTGAGACCTCCCAATGTCTCAAAGCAAAGAAACAACATTGCTGATCCAAAGTCTCCAACAGGATCCCACATTCAAAATGTCCTCAATGTTTTGCATCAGCAAGCAAGTACATCATCTTCATCCCATGATGAAACGCCTAGAAGAAGTATCAGGAAATCTGGTGCAAAAGTCAGGGGAAAGTCCTGCCCACCAACGAGCCGATCAAAACCCTCCCTTGCTGATTTGCTGGCCAAAGATGCAAATGCCGGCAGACCAAGAAGTAAGGACTTGAATGACCTAGAAAATTTAACCAGCACAGAGAGTGACGATTCACACGTTGTCAAATCAAGGATCCGGTCTTTCCAATCGCCGGCAACTCAGGAAAAGCAAACTGTAGCAAAGACTCTATCAAAGAAGCCTTCTAATACATTGTGTGATCATACCAGCAATCATACATCATCTAAAGAGAAATATTCGGCTGAATGTCAAATTAGCCCAACAACTCGATCAAAACAATTTTCGGATAAAAACTCTGTCAACTCAGCCTCTCCCAGGGGTAATGAAagaaaggcagcaccaaagggAAAGTCTGCAATACTACCCAATCCCTCAGATATTTATTCGCTTCCTCATAAACCAaagaaaaatcacaagagaCAGCCATCAACGTCGGATGCCAGCCATTGCTCTTCATCCAGCGACAGAGGTGGTGAAAAACCAGTTTTACATCCTAAACTGGTTTCTAACCATAACACCATAGCATTGTCAAAAAAGCCATTGGTCAAGTCTAAGTCTGCAGATGTTGGTCTGATGAAAGGCAAGGGAAATTCATCCCAGTCATTGGCCAAGACATCGACTTGTAAACCTGCACTTCCAAAGAAACCGGATGTTTCAATAATAAACAAGTACACAAGAATGTCATATCATTTTTACGAAGAAGTTACTGACCCAAATGGGGATCTGACACAAGGTGCTGCTGTTGACCAAaaggaaaatatttttgaaaatcctgCACACTTTAGCGACCCAGAAGAATCATTCGAGATCGTCTCAGATGTCACCAACCCTGATAATACTGCCCCGCCCAATATACCTGATAATGTAGCTGTGGTTGTTGAAGACAAGGAAGAAGGGGATGATGATCCAAAGCAAGGCTCAATGTTCTCTTCTTTAAGTACCCATATGAAGAGGTTAAAGGGTATGCTCCTACGGGAAAAAGATCCACAAGCGACTCGAAGAGGACATGACAACGTTAATGAGGAGCAAGCTACTGAAGAAAACAGAACGAAAATGTCAAACGATCAGTCAGGACTCTTTGCTAAACGAAGCAGAAGAATGAATTACCAGAGTCCAACACAAAGAAAGTTAGCGGCTCAGTTGGGTTTAGAGTGTAAGGAAAAGGCTGTTGAATTCGGATATCACAATGTGAAGGAAAAGAATGACGATGTACCCTTGAACCATGAAGGACAAACTCACAAAATATCCTCTGGAGAAACAGGACAGTGTAAAGACATGAATGATGATGACAGCAAGAATATTAGGTTAATGCTTCCTGTTCACTCCAAGTCCTGCAGTTGGGATGATTTCAACAGTAAGCAAAGATTGAAGACTTCTCTTTCCGATAATACTTCTCTGGCAACGTCTTTGAGTTGTAACAAAGCCGCCATTCGAAAGTCAGAAGAAAAAATAGCGTCTTGTGAgtcagaaaaagaaaaaacatcaaGTCACGCACCTTTCCAGATGCCCCATGAAAAACAGAAGCAGGATTTGAGTAAGAAACTTGAACTGTTTCTCAAAAAGAGCAAGGCATATGACAGTCCTGGAAGTTCCCCAACTAAAGGGTCATGTGAATCGGGGAAACTGAAAAAGAAAGTGAGTTTTGACGACTCTGGAATACCAGAGTCCGTAGAAAGGACATCAGAAAAACAAACCTTGATACGGAAGGTGTCAATTACAcctttaaatcaaaattacgaTGAAGTGGAATATGATATGGATTCAAAGAAGGATTTAGTGGAGGAAACCATAATTATAGACAGTTCCAATTCCATTCGATTAGCTACACCAAGGACAACGCATGCATCATCTGCAACATCAGACACCCGAAATGCACTGAAGATTTCAGAAGAGCATGCTGTTTGTGCAGATAGCCAAGAGATTTCTGGTGCGGAAGAAGTTGAAATGTTGGTTGAATTGTATGATGATCCAGGACAAACAGCACCATCAAAAAAGTCTTTGGAAAGGGAACCATCTTCTGATGACAACCAAGTCAGTGCCACTGGAAAGTGCCAAAAGACGTCCAAACTTGTGGAATTAAGAAAAGCCTCAGTGAGTACAGACTTAGACACATCCCCAACCCATGATTACAGAGGTACACCTCACGAGGCTGATGTagaaaagaagcacaaaagTGGCACATGTACCTCTTCTTCAGGTTATGCGAGAGCAAAAGGGGAATATGACACATCATCAAGGTCAGATGACTGTGGTTTAGGAGCAACCAGAGGAAAAGTTAAACATTTGAAACCCTACAATGCAAGACCATTCCGTAACAAGAATTTCAGCAGTGATGAAGATGTTATACCTGAGGAACACACACGGAAGTCATTTTGGCAGACCAAGGCCCAACTAGATATACAAGTACAAAATACTAAACAGAAGACTGGTCAAGCTCGACTTGAGAGTTTTGAATCTTCAGGTGATGGGGATGTTTCTATTGAATCATCCAGTATACGACGTTCCAAGTCAGAACCAAGCAATGCCACATCAGCTGATGGACTTGATCAGTTCTTTGAAAGGATGGGTCTAGATGAAAGCCTCCTGAAGGTGGTTGGCGAACCACATGTCTATGATGAAGAAGAAGTCTTTCATGAGATGCATGTCTGGAGGCCACGGGCGCACCGGGGATCGGAGAGTGATGACTCCAACACGTCCTATGCCATGTCAGAGACGAGCAATGTCAGTGAGGAAGGCGTGATGAACCTGAGGAAGTTCACTAAGCAGCTTCCAGACCAGTCCATGTCCATTGTCACCAAGAATGCAAGGGTCATCAAGTGGATGTGCCAATGCAAGAAAGCCAGGAACCAAAGCATATCATGA